In the genome of Pseudopipra pipra isolate bDixPip1 chromosome 4, bDixPip1.hap1, whole genome shotgun sequence, one region contains:
- the CHMP3 gene encoding charged multivesicular body protein 3 isoform X2: MRVIDRQIRDIQREEEKVKRSVKDAAKKGQKDVCVILAKELIRSRKAVSKLYASKAHMNSVLMGMKNQLAVLRVAGSLQKSTEVMKAMQNLVKIPEIQATMRELSKEMMKAGIIEEMLEDTFEGLEDQEEMEEEAEMEIDKILFEITAGALGKAPSKVTDALPEPEPMGAAAAVDEEEDIEAMQSRLATLRS, translated from the exons ATGAGAGTGATTGATAGACAGATCAGAG ATAtccagagggaagaggagaaggtgAAGAGGTCAGTAAAGGATGCTGCCAAAAAGGGTCAGAAGGATGTGTGTGTGATCTTGGCGAAGGAGCTGATCCGCTCCCGGAAGGCCGTAAGCAAACTCTATGCATCCAAAGCCCACATGAACTCTGTTCTCATGGGGATGAAGAACCAGCTGG CTGTCCTCAGAGTAGCAGGTTCATTGCAGAAGAGCACAGAAGTCATGAAAGCTATGCAAAATCTAGTGAAAATCCCTGAAATCCAAGCAACTATGAGGGAGTTGTCCAAAGAGATGATGAAG GCTGGAATTATAGAGGAAATGCTGGAGGACACCTTTGAAGGCCTGGAGGATCAGGAGGAGATGGAAGAGGAAGCTGAGATGGAAATTGACAAAATCCTTTTTGAAATTACAGCTG gGGCCTTGGGTAAAGCACCCAGTAAAGTCACAGATGCTCTTCCAGAGCCCGAGCCCATGGGAGCAGCCGCTGCTGTGGATGAGGAGGAAGATATCGAAGCGATGCAGTCCCGGCTGGCCACACTCCGGAGTTAG
- the CHMP3 gene encoding charged multivesicular body protein 3 isoform X1: protein MGLFGKTPEKPPKELVNEWSLKIRKEMRVIDRQIRDIQREEEKVKRSVKDAAKKGQKDVCVILAKELIRSRKAVSKLYASKAHMNSVLMGMKNQLAVLRVAGSLQKSTEVMKAMQNLVKIPEIQATMRELSKEMMKAGIIEEMLEDTFEGLEDQEEMEEEAEMEIDKILFEITAGALGKAPSKVTDALPEPEPMGAAAAVDEEEDIEAMQSRLATLRS from the exons ATGGGGCTGTTCGGGAAGACCCCCGAGAAGCCGCCCAAGGAGCTG gTCAATGAATGGTCCTTGAAGATAAGGAAAGAAATGAGAGTGATTGATAGACAGATCAGAG ATAtccagagggaagaggagaaggtgAAGAGGTCAGTAAAGGATGCTGCCAAAAAGGGTCAGAAGGATGTGTGTGTGATCTTGGCGAAGGAGCTGATCCGCTCCCGGAAGGCCGTAAGCAAACTCTATGCATCCAAAGCCCACATGAACTCTGTTCTCATGGGGATGAAGAACCAGCTGG CTGTCCTCAGAGTAGCAGGTTCATTGCAGAAGAGCACAGAAGTCATGAAAGCTATGCAAAATCTAGTGAAAATCCCTGAAATCCAAGCAACTATGAGGGAGTTGTCCAAAGAGATGATGAAG GCTGGAATTATAGAGGAAATGCTGGAGGACACCTTTGAAGGCCTGGAGGATCAGGAGGAGATGGAAGAGGAAGCTGAGATGGAAATTGACAAAATCCTTTTTGAAATTACAGCTG gGGCCTTGGGTAAAGCACCCAGTAAAGTCACAGATGCTCTTCCAGAGCCCGAGCCCATGGGAGCAGCCGCTGCTGTGGATGAGGAGGAAGATATCGAAGCGATGCAGTCCCGGCTGGCCACACTCCGGAGTTAG